A single Klebsiella variicola DNA region contains:
- a CDS encoding S66 family peptidase, with the protein MSVLFPPRLAPGDVIGVTAPSSGVPEHLHPRLELAIKNLKKRGYQVRQGHCLRSQHKNKSATKFSRVEELMSYLTDPDIKAVMPPWGGDLAMELLDLIDFDLLSRSKPKWFVGFSDLSTLHFPLTTISGWATLHGPNLMDLGAQKLDATTQAVWEILESNRGTVIKQYSSTAFQADENQWGTASDGGFNLTQKTQWKRLDGVTSSLTFSGKLIGGCLEIISRLAGTPFGNVPLFKASNSPQGIILYFENVEMAPCELTRALFSLRLQGWFDNLNGVLIGRSAAPDVSDPTKHNYLDALKAAFENIAVPVLYDVDIGHMPPQISLVNGADATVFFAENGSWVTQQL; encoded by the coding sequence ATGAGTGTCCTCTTTCCACCCAGGCTGGCTCCAGGAGATGTTATTGGTGTAACCGCTCCCTCTTCTGGCGTACCTGAACATCTGCATCCCAGACTGGAACTCGCCATAAAAAATCTAAAGAAAAGAGGTTACCAGGTCCGCCAAGGACACTGCTTACGCTCGCAGCACAAAAATAAAAGCGCCACTAAATTTTCTCGCGTTGAAGAATTAATGTCTTATCTTACTGACCCAGATATAAAAGCTGTTATGCCACCTTGGGGCGGTGATCTGGCGATGGAATTACTTGATTTGATTGATTTTGATCTGTTGTCCCGGTCTAAACCAAAATGGTTTGTGGGCTTTTCAGATCTTAGTACACTTCATTTCCCACTGACGACGATATCGGGCTGGGCTACTTTGCATGGGCCGAACCTCATGGATCTTGGCGCTCAAAAGTTAGATGCCACCACTCAGGCCGTATGGGAAATTCTGGAATCGAATCGGGGAACTGTAATCAAACAGTACTCTTCAACAGCATTTCAAGCGGATGAAAATCAATGGGGAACAGCGTCAGACGGAGGTTTCAATCTGACCCAAAAAACACAGTGGAAACGCCTTGATGGTGTTACATCTTCTCTGACATTTAGCGGGAAACTGATCGGCGGCTGCCTCGAAATAATATCCAGGTTAGCAGGTACACCATTCGGGAATGTGCCCTTGTTCAAGGCGAGCAATAGCCCTCAAGGAATAATCCTCTATTTTGAAAATGTGGAAATGGCTCCCTGTGAATTAACACGCGCATTATTTAGCTTACGATTACAGGGTTGGTTTGATAACTTAAATGGTGTTCTTATCGGCAGAAGTGCTGCACCCGACGTAAGCGACCCGACTAAACATAATTATCTGGATGCCCTTAAAGCCGCTTTTGAGAATATTGCCGTGCCCGTACTCTATGATGTTGATATTGGTCACATGCCTCCTCAAATATCCCTGGTAAATGGAGCCGATGCGACGGTATTTTTCGCTGAAAATGGTAGCTGGGTAACTCAGCAGTTGTAG
- a CDS encoding quinone oxidoreductase family protein has product MSLAMIISQPGGPEVLKAVERELVSPGPDEVSIRHEIIGVNFVDIYFRSGLYPQPYPQAVPGFEGAGVVTATGSNVRSFAAGDRVAYTGNPMGAYAECRNIPASRLIRIPDGVDTRTAGSTMLRGLTAHMLLNKVREVRAGDWILVHSAAGGLGQIVTRWATMKGARVIGTTGSPEKVATARLAGASEVLLHTDAAWPDKVREITEGYGVHLAIDGIGGTMLSRTLGVVRPFGTVASLGQPAGPIPPVRVEELGFARSIALMRPSSLAYSDDAALYRKGASDLMSALSAGLENHIGAEFILTDAAEAHRVLEAGHTTGSVILTVQA; this is encoded by the coding sequence ATGTCGTTAGCAATGATTATTAGCCAGCCGGGTGGACCTGAGGTTCTTAAAGCGGTGGAAAGAGAGCTAGTCAGTCCCGGTCCCGATGAAGTCAGTATCAGACACGAAATAATCGGCGTGAATTTTGTTGACATCTATTTTCGCTCAGGGCTCTACCCTCAGCCCTATCCCCAGGCGGTGCCTGGTTTTGAAGGGGCCGGAGTCGTCACAGCAACGGGCAGTAACGTCAGGTCCTTTGCAGCAGGAGACCGCGTTGCCTATACGGGAAATCCGATGGGCGCTTATGCTGAATGTCGCAATATACCTGCCAGCCGCCTTATCAGGATCCCGGATGGTGTGGACACTCGTACAGCCGGTAGTACGATGCTTCGGGGCCTTACCGCGCATATGTTACTCAACAAAGTAAGGGAAGTCAGGGCTGGCGACTGGATACTGGTTCATTCTGCTGCCGGAGGGCTGGGGCAGATAGTGACCCGCTGGGCAACGATGAAAGGTGCCAGGGTTATCGGTACAACGGGTTCACCGGAAAAAGTAGCAACGGCCCGCCTTGCTGGTGCGAGTGAAGTTTTGCTCCATACCGACGCTGCATGGCCGGACAAAGTCCGCGAGATCACGGAAGGGTATGGCGTACATCTGGCCATCGACGGTATAGGAGGAACAATGCTCTCCAGAACGCTCGGCGTGGTCCGCCCTTTTGGCACTGTCGCCAGTCTTGGACAGCCTGCCGGCCCCATACCTCCCGTGCGGGTGGAAGAACTGGGATTTGCCCGATCTATAGCACTAATGCGACCAAGTTCACTCGCCTATTCAGATGATGCTGCGCTATACAGGAAAGGGGCTTCTGACCTTATGTCAGCGCTGTCGGCAGGACTTGAAAATCACATTGGCGCTGAATTTATCCTTACCGACGCAGCAGAAGCACACCGGGTTCTGGAGGCGGGTCATACAACAGGAAGCGTCATTCTCACGGTTCAGGCTTAA
- a CDS encoding LysR family transcriptional regulator: MDWQDLHFFFALARCGSLSAAARELGVDHATVGRRIAALESSLGLRLTERLPRRTTLTGHGRIIASGADEMYRIADRIRIQARSLCAEPAVPINISASPAVAAHLIAPAIAGFTRKHPGITLSLSGVSHHVLLNKSEADIAVRLERPDDPDLMTRRIGTMRFGLYASQFWQEIPQEDWVFIAYDSTLAHVTQQQWLESLLNGRRVIFRASDLMAQQQAARKGLGIVTLPCFMGDNDSELVRLPENLPSPVRNIWLVAYPEIKRDRSAVVVMDFLAEIIGRSCPPGKDI; the protein is encoded by the coding sequence ATGGACTGGCAGGATTTACATTTTTTTTTCGCCCTTGCCCGGTGTGGTTCCCTGTCGGCCGCAGCCAGGGAACTTGGCGTAGACCATGCCACTGTGGGCCGCCGGATTGCGGCCCTTGAAAGTTCTCTGGGCCTGAGGCTCACAGAGCGTTTGCCACGCCGTACCACGCTTACCGGGCATGGGCGGATTATCGCCTCCGGCGCTGACGAAATGTACCGTATTGCAGACCGTATTCGAATCCAGGCGAGGTCATTGTGTGCCGAACCGGCCGTGCCTATAAATATCAGCGCGTCACCTGCCGTTGCAGCACACCTCATTGCGCCTGCTATAGCAGGATTCACCCGGAAACATCCGGGTATCACGTTGTCATTATCCGGCGTTTCGCACCATGTTCTTCTGAATAAAAGTGAGGCTGACATTGCGGTTCGCCTGGAAAGGCCTGACGATCCAGACCTGATGACAAGGCGTATAGGTACCATGCGCTTTGGTCTTTATGCTTCTCAGTTCTGGCAAGAAATTCCGCAAGAAGATTGGGTATTTATTGCTTATGACAGCACGCTTGCACATGTCACGCAGCAGCAATGGCTGGAATCACTGCTGAACGGGCGACGAGTTATCTTTCGGGCAAGCGATCTGATGGCGCAGCAACAGGCAGCCCGGAAAGGATTGGGCATCGTTACTTTACCCTGCTTTATGGGTGATAATGACAGCGAACTGGTAAGGCTGCCGGAAAATCTGCCTTCGCCCGTGAGGAACATTTGGCTGGTTGCCTACCCTGAAATTAAGCGCGATCGCTCTGCTGTCGTGGTGATGGATTTCCTGGCTGAAATCATTGGCCGGTCCTGCCCACCTGGCAAGGATATCTGA
- the sfnG gene encoding dimethylsulfone monooxygenase SfnG, giving the protein MSISEPGNHPLQFAYWVPNVSGGLVISNIPQRTSWDIDYNRKLAQIAERAGFDYALTQIRFTAGYGADNQHESVSFSQALLASTENLKVIAALLPGPWNPTLAAKQIATISHLYGPRIAVNIVSGWFRGEFKAIGEPWLDHEERYLRSEEFIRCLQGIWREDSFTFAGDFYRFRDYSLKPKPLAPLPEIFQGGSSRAARDMAARVSDWYFTNGNTPEGIKAQVDDIQRKAAQNQHQVKIGVNGFVIARESEKEAQAVLREIIDNANPDAVKGFQHEVKNAGSASPEGEGNWAKSSFEDLVQYNDGFKTNLIGTPQQIAERIIALKQSGVNLLLLAFLHFQEEVEFFGREVIPRVRELEKQSQPAIAHVVPEALKY; this is encoded by the coding sequence ATGTCCATTTCAGAGCCAGGTAATCATCCGCTGCAGTTCGCCTATTGGGTGCCGAACGTGTCGGGCGGGTTAGTGATCAGTAATATCCCGCAGCGTACCAGTTGGGATATCGACTACAACCGTAAGCTGGCGCAAATTGCTGAACGTGCCGGTTTTGACTATGCGCTTACGCAGATCCGTTTTACGGCCGGCTATGGTGCTGACAACCAACATGAGTCGGTCTCTTTTTCGCAGGCGCTACTCGCATCAACTGAAAATCTGAAAGTGATCGCCGCCTTGCTTCCCGGCCCCTGGAACCCCACTCTGGCAGCAAAACAAATCGCCACTATCAGTCATCTGTACGGCCCGCGCATCGCGGTCAATATCGTCAGCGGCTGGTTCCGTGGTGAGTTTAAAGCTATCGGCGAACCCTGGCTGGACCATGAAGAGCGTTACCTGCGTTCAGAAGAGTTTATCCGTTGCCTGCAGGGCATCTGGCGCGAAGACAGCTTTACCTTTGCCGGCGATTTCTATCGCTTTCGTGATTATTCCCTCAAGCCCAAGCCGCTGGCGCCGCTGCCGGAAATTTTCCAGGGTGGTAGTTCGCGTGCCGCGCGGGACATGGCCGCGCGCGTTTCCGACTGGTATTTCACCAACGGCAACACGCCTGAAGGCATCAAAGCACAGGTGGATGACATCCAGCGTAAGGCGGCACAAAACCAGCATCAGGTGAAGATCGGGGTTAACGGCTTCGTTATTGCGCGTGAAAGCGAAAAAGAGGCGCAGGCGGTGCTGCGGGAAATTATTGATAACGCCAATCCGGACGCGGTGAAAGGGTTCCAGCACGAAGTGAAAAACGCCGGCAGCGCATCGCCGGAGGGCGAGGGCAACTGGGCCAAATCCAGCTTTGAAGATTTGGTGCAATACAACGACGGCTTTAAAACCAACCTGATTGGCACGCCGCAGCAGATTGCAGAGCGCATCATTGCGCTCAAACAGTCAGGTGTCAATCTGCTGCTGCTGGCATTCCTGCATTTCCAGGAGGAAGTCGAGTTCTTCGGAAGGGAAGTGATCCCTCGGGTGCGTGAGCTGGAAAAGCAATCTCAGCCTGCTATAGCCCACGTCGTGCCAGAAGCCCTCAAGTATTGA
- a CDS encoding (S)-acetoin forming diacetyl reductase translates to MKKVALVTGAGQGIGKAIALRLVKDGFAVAIADYNDATAKAVASEINQAGGHAVAVKVDVSDRDQVFAAVEQARKTLGGFDVIVNNAGVAPSTPIESITPEIVDKVYNINVKGVIWGIQAAVEAFKKEGHGGKIINACSQAGHVGNPELAVYSSSKFAVRGLTQTAARDLAPLGITVNGYCPGIVKTPMWAEIDRQVSEAAGKPLGYGTAEFAKRITLGRLSEPEDVAACVSYLASPDSDYMTGQSLLIDGGMVFN, encoded by the coding sequence ATGAAAAAAGTCGCACTTGTTACCGGCGCCGGCCAGGGGATTGGTAAAGCTATCGCCCTTCGTCTGGTGAAGGATGGATTTGCCGTGGCCATTGCCGATTATAACGACGCCACCGCCAAAGCGGTCGCCTCGGAAATCAACCAGGCCGGCGGACACGCCGTGGCGGTGAAAGTGGATGTCTCCGACCGCGATCAGGTATTTGCCGCCGTTGAACAGGCGCGCAAAACGCTGGGCGGCTTCGACGTCATCGTCAATAACGCCGGTGTGGCACCGTCTACGCCGATCGAGTCCATTACCCCGGAGATTGTCGACAAAGTCTACAACATCAACGTCAAAGGGGTGATCTGGGGTATTCAGGCGGCGGTCGAGGCCTTTAAGAAAGAGGGGCACGGCGGGAAAATCATCAACGCCTGTTCCCAGGCCGGCCACGTCGGCAACCCGGAGCTGGCGGTGTATAGCTCCAGTAAATTCGCGGTACGCGGCTTAACCCAGACCGCCGCTCGCGACCTCGCGCCGCTGGGCATCACGGTCAACGGCTACTGCCCGGGGATTGTCAAAACGCCAATGTGGGCCGAAATTGACCGCCAGGTGTCCGAAGCCGCCGGTAAACCGCTGGGCTACGGTACCGCCGAGTTCGCCAAACGCATCACTCTCGGTCGTCTGTCCGAGCCGGAAGATGTCGCCGCCTGCGTCTCCTATCTTGCCAGCCCGGATTCTGATTACATGACCGGTCAGTCGTTGCTGATCGACGGCGGGATGGTATTTAACTAA
- the alsS gene encoding acetolactate synthase AlsS gives MDKQYPVRQWAHGADLVVSQLEAQGVRQIFGIPGAKIDKVFDSLLDSSIRIIPVRHEANAAFMAAAVGRITGKAGVALVTSGPGCSNLITGMATANSEGDPVVALGGAVKRADKAKQVHQSMDTVAMFSPVTKYAVEVTAPDALAEVVSNAFRAAEQGRPGSAFVSLPQDVVDGPVSGKVLPASRAPQMGAAPDDAIDQVAKLIAQAKNPIFLLGLMASQPENSAALRRLLEASHIPVTSTYQAAGAVNQDNFSRFAGRVGLFNNQAGDRLLQLADLVICIGYSPVEYEPAMWNSGNATLVHIDVLPAYEERNYTPDVELVGDIAGTLNKLAQNIDHRLVLSPQAAEILRDRQHQRELLDRRGAQLNQFALHPLRIVRAMQDIVNSDVTLTVDMGSFHIWIARYLYSFRARQVMISNGQQTMGVALPWAIGAWLVNPERKVVSVSGDGGFLQSSMELETAVRLKANVLHLIWVDNGYNMVAIQEEKKYQRLSGVEFGPMDFKAYAESFGAKGFAVESAEALEPTLRAAMDVDGPAVVAIPVDYRDNPLLMGQLHLSQIL, from the coding sequence ATGGACAAACAGTATCCGGTACGCCAGTGGGCGCACGGCGCCGATCTCGTCGTCAGCCAGTTGGAAGCGCAAGGCGTACGTCAGATCTTCGGTATCCCCGGCGCCAAAATCGACAAGGTGTTCGACTCACTGCTGGATTCCTCGATTCGCATTATTCCGGTACGCCACGAAGCCAACGCCGCGTTTATGGCCGCCGCGGTCGGACGCATTACCGGCAAAGCGGGCGTGGCGCTGGTCACCTCCGGTCCGGGCTGTTCCAATCTGATCACCGGCATGGCCACCGCCAACAGCGAAGGCGACCCGGTGGTCGCCCTGGGCGGGGCGGTGAAACGTGCCGATAAGGCGAAGCAGGTCCATCAGAGTATGGATACGGTGGCGATGTTCAGCCCGGTCACCAAATACGCCGTCGAGGTGACGGCGCCGGATGCGCTGGCGGAAGTGGTCTCCAACGCCTTCCGCGCCGCCGAGCAGGGACGCCCGGGCAGCGCGTTCGTCAGCCTGCCGCAGGATGTGGTCGATGGCCCGGTCAGCGGTAAAGTACTGCCGGCCAGCCGGGCACCGCAGATGGGCGCCGCGCCGGATGACGCCATCGACCAGGTGGCGAAGCTTATCGCTCAGGCGAAGAACCCGATCTTCCTGCTCGGCCTGATGGCCAGCCAGCCGGAAAACAGCGCGGCGCTGCGCCGTTTGCTGGAGGCCAGCCATATTCCGGTCACCAGCACCTATCAGGCCGCCGGGGCGGTGAATCAGGATAACTTCTCTCGCTTCGCCGGTCGGGTCGGGCTGTTTAACAACCAGGCCGGGGACCGTCTGCTGCAGCTCGCCGACCTGGTGATCTGCATCGGCTACAGCCCGGTGGAATATGAACCGGCGATGTGGAACAGCGGCAACGCGACGCTGGTGCATATCGACGTGCTGCCCGCTTATGAAGAGCGCAACTACACCCCGGATGTCGAGCTGGTGGGCGATATCGCCGGCACCCTCAACAAGCTGGCGCAAAATATCGATCACCGGCTGGTGCTCTCCCCGCAGGCGGCGGAGATCCTCCGCGACCGCCAGCACCAGCGCGAGCTGCTGGACCGCCGCGGCGCGCAGCTGAATCAGTTTGCCCTGCATCCGCTGCGCATCGTTCGCGCCATGCAGGATATCGTCAACAGCGACGTCACGCTGACCGTGGACATGGGCAGCTTCCATATCTGGATCGCCCGCTACCTGTACAGCTTCCGCGCCCGCCAGGTGATGATCTCCAACGGCCAGCAGACCATGGGCGTCGCCCTGCCCTGGGCCATCGGCGCCTGGCTGGTCAATCCTGAGCGCAAAGTGGTCTCCGTCTCCGGCGACGGCGGCTTCCTGCAGTCGAGCATGGAGCTGGAGACCGCCGTCCGCCTGAAAGCCAACGTGCTGCATCTCATCTGGGTCGATAACGGCTACAACATGGTGGCTATTCAGGAAGAGAAAAAATATCAGCGCCTGTCCGGCGTCGAGTTCGGGCCGATGGATTTTAAAGCCTATGCCGAATCCTTCGGCGCCAAAGGGTTCGCCGTGGAAAGCGCCGAGGCGCTGGAACCGACGCTGCGCGCGGCGATGGACGTCGACGGCCCGGCGGTGGTGGCCATCCCGGTGGATTATCGCGATAACCCGCTGCTGATGGGTCAGCTGCATCTGAGTCAGATTCTGTAA
- the budA gene encoding acetolactate decarboxylase, translating into MNHSAECTCEESLCETLRAFSAQHPESVLYQTSLMSALLSGVYEGSTTIADLLKHGDFGLGTFNELDGELIAFSSQVYQLRADGSARKAQPEQKTPFAVMTWFQPQYRKTFDHPVSRQQLHDVIDQQIPSDNLFCALRIDGHFRHAHTRTVPRQTPPYRAMTDVLDDQPVFRFNQREGVLVGFRTPQHMQGINVAGYHEHFITDDRKGGGHLLDYQLDHGVLTFGEIHKLMIDLPADSAFLQANLHPDNLDAAIRSVES; encoded by the coding sequence ATGAATCACTCTGCTGAATGCACCTGCGAAGAGAGTCTGTGCGAAACCCTACGGGCGTTTTCCGCGCAGCATCCCGAAAGCGTGCTCTATCAGACATCGCTAATGAGCGCCCTGCTGAGCGGGGTTTACGAAGGCAGCACCACCATCGCGGACCTGCTGAAACACGGCGATTTCGGCCTCGGCACCTTTAATGAGCTGGACGGGGAGCTGATCGCCTTCAGCAGTCAGGTCTATCAGCTGCGCGCCGACGGCAGCGCGCGCAAAGCCCAGCCGGAGCAAAAAACGCCGTTCGCGGTGATGACCTGGTTCCAGCCGCAGTACCGGAAAACCTTTGACCATCCGGTGAGCCGCCAGCAACTGCACGACGTTATTGACCAGCAAATTCCCTCTGACAACCTGTTCTGCGCCCTGCGCATCGACGGCCATTTCCGCCATGCCCATACCCGCACCGTGCCGCGCCAGACGCCGCCGTACCGGGCGATGACCGACGTCCTCGACGATCAGCCGGTGTTCCGCTTTAACCAGCGCGAAGGGGTGCTGGTCGGCTTCCGTACCCCGCAGCATATGCAGGGGATCAATGTCGCCGGGTATCACGAGCACTTTATTACCGATGACCGCAAAGGCGGCGGTCACCTGCTGGATTACCAGCTCGATCACGGGGTGCTGACCTTCGGCGAAATTCACAAGCTGATGATCGACCTGCCCGCCGACAGCGCGTTCCTGCAGGCCAATCTGCATCCCGATAATCTCGATGCCGCCATCCGTTCCGTAGAAAGTTAA
- a CDS encoding LysR family transcriptional regulator, whose protein sequence is MELRYLRYFVAVARTRHFTQAAKELGISQPPLSQQIQRLEREVGTPLFRRLTRGVELTEAGESFYEDARQILAMSDAALEKAKGIARGMNGSLSLGITSSDAFHPQIFTLLHRFQLDHPGVTLHQMEDNMANLMTALSEAELDIAFVRLPCESSKAFNLRIIDEEPMVIALPRDNPLATQPTLALEQLCDVAPILFPREVAPGLYELVYNSCLRAGIDMERAWQSSQISSSLSMVNAGFGFALVPQSMTCIQQPNVSYHPLSGAPLKTDIAIAWRRFERSRTVKRFLAMF, encoded by the coding sequence ATGGAACTTCGTTATCTTCGTTATTTTGTCGCCGTCGCCAGGACGCGGCACTTCACCCAGGCCGCCAAGGAGCTGGGTATTTCACAACCTCCGTTAAGTCAGCAAATTCAGCGACTTGAACGAGAGGTGGGGACCCCGCTGTTTCGGCGTTTAACCCGCGGGGTGGAGCTGACGGAAGCGGGAGAGTCGTTCTATGAGGATGCCCGCCAGATCCTCGCCATGAGCGATGCGGCGCTGGAGAAGGCCAAGGGCATTGCGCGCGGGATGAACGGCAGCCTGTCGCTAGGCATTACCAGTTCTGATGCTTTCCATCCGCAAATCTTCACGTTGCTGCACCGTTTTCAGCTCGACCACCCCGGGGTGACCCTGCACCAGATGGAAGACAATATGGCCAATCTGATGACCGCCCTGAGCGAGGCCGAGCTGGATATCGCCTTCGTCCGTCTGCCGTGTGAGAGCAGTAAAGCCTTTAATCTGCGGATTATTGATGAGGAGCCGATGGTCATCGCGCTGCCGCGCGATAACCCGCTGGCGACGCAGCCGACCCTGGCCCTGGAACAGCTGTGCGACGTGGCGCCGATCCTCTTCCCGCGGGAGGTGGCCCCCGGGCTGTATGAGCTGGTGTACAACAGCTGCCTGCGCGCCGGGATCGACATGGAGCGTGCCTGGCAGTCGTCCCAGATTTCGTCGTCGCTGAGCATGGTCAATGCCGGGTTCGGCTTCGCGCTGGTCCCGCAGTCGATGACCTGCATTCAACAGCCGAACGTCAGCTATCACCCGCTCAGTGGGGCGCCGCTGAAGACCGATATCGCCATCGCCTGGCGGCGCTTCGAGCGCTCACGCACGGTGAAACGCTTTCTGGCGATGTTTTAA
- a CDS encoding cell envelope integrity TolA C-terminal domain-containing protein produces MKKRVMPVMLLAVLSGCAPLHPSDCHKTSALGSCSSGRFSDEDEYGQQARAIKNALEAQLADRYAWHGKKCRLHLEFARDGKLKKIDAVEGNKAYCAALREAAARATFPAFTSQQVYDAFARSRFNMQGD; encoded by the coding sequence ATGAAAAAAAGAGTGATGCCGGTGATGTTGCTTGCGGTGCTTAGCGGCTGCGCACCGCTGCACCCGTCCGATTGCCATAAAACCTCGGCCCTCGGCAGCTGTAGCTCCGGACGTTTTAGCGACGAGGATGAATATGGGCAGCAGGCAAGGGCGATTAAAAACGCGCTGGAGGCCCAGCTTGCCGATCGATATGCGTGGCACGGGAAAAAGTGCCGTCTGCATCTTGAGTTTGCCCGCGATGGTAAACTGAAAAAAATCGACGCCGTCGAGGGAAATAAAGCATACTGCGCCGCGCTACGCGAAGCGGCAGCGCGGGCGACCTTCCCGGCATTTACCAGTCAGCAAGTCTATGATGCTTTTGCCCGGTCACGTTTTAATATGCAGGGAGACTAG
- a CDS encoding 3-hydroxybutyrate dehydrogenase: MNLHGKTALVTGSTSGIGLGIAKVLAQAGAQVILNGFGDSSHARAEVAALGKIPGYHDADLRDVGQIEAMMHYAESTFGGVDIVINNAGIQHVAPVEQFPVDKWNDIIAINLSSVFHTTRLALPGMRQRNWGRIINIASVHGLVASKEKSAYVAAKHAVVGLTKTVALETARSGITCNAICPGWVLTPLVQQQIDKRIAEGVDPEQASAQLLAEKQPSGEFVTPQQLGEMALFLCSDAAAQVRGAAWNMDGGWVAQ, from the coding sequence ATGAATTTGCACGGTAAAACAGCGCTGGTCACCGGCTCCACCAGCGGCATCGGTTTAGGGATCGCCAAAGTGCTGGCTCAGGCGGGCGCGCAGGTGATCCTCAATGGCTTCGGCGACAGCAGCCACGCCCGGGCTGAAGTCGCCGCGCTGGGTAAGATCCCCGGCTATCACGACGCCGACCTGCGCGACGTCGGGCAGATCGAGGCGATGATGCACTATGCCGAAAGCACCTTCGGCGGCGTCGATATCGTGATCAATAACGCCGGCATCCAGCACGTCGCCCCGGTGGAGCAGTTCCCGGTGGACAAATGGAACGACATCATCGCGATCAATCTCTCCAGCGTCTTCCACACCACCCGCCTGGCGCTGCCGGGCATGCGCCAGCGCAACTGGGGGCGCATTATCAACATAGCCTCAGTGCATGGCCTGGTGGCGTCGAAAGAGAAATCGGCCTACGTCGCCGCCAAGCACGCGGTGGTCGGGCTGACCAAAACCGTGGCCCTGGAAACCGCGCGCAGCGGCATCACCTGCAATGCCATCTGCCCGGGCTGGGTGCTGACCCCGCTGGTGCAGCAGCAGATCGATAAGCGCATCGCCGAGGGGGTCGACCCGGAGCAGGCCAGCGCCCAGCTTCTGGCGGAAAAACAGCCCTCCGGGGAGTTTGTCACCCCGCAGCAACTGGGCGAAATGGCGCTGTTTCTGTGCAGCGATGCCGCTGCCCAGGTGCGCGGCGCCGCATGGAATATGGATGGCGGCTGGGTGGCGCAGTAG
- a CDS encoding GntP family permease — protein MMSVIIALAALALLMLAAYRGYSVILFAPIAALGAVLVTDPGAVGPAFTGLFMEKMVGFVKLYFPVFLLGAVFGKLIELSGFSRSIVAAAIRILGRRHAIPVIVLVCALLTYGGVSLFVVAFAVYPFAAELFRQSGIPKRLIPATVALGAFSFTMDALPGTPQIQNIIPTSFFGTNAWAAPWLGLIGSLFIIIFGLLWLERQRRKAQARGEGYGTDLQNEPETPDDIDLPHPLIAIAPLLLVGVLNLLFTHWIPQWYGASHELTLPGLAKPVVTEVGKITAIWAVQAALLSGIVLVLVCGYRNIRGRLAEGSRTAVGGAILAAMNTASEYGFGAVIAALPGFLVLSKALAAIPNPLLNEAISVTVLAGITGSASGGMSIALAAMSETFVAAAHAANIPLEVLHRVAAMASGGMDTLPHNGAVITLLAITGLSHRQAYGGIFAITVIKSLAVLFVIATFYVTGIV, from the coding sequence GTGATGAGTGTGATAATTGCCCTGGCCGCACTGGCGTTACTGATGCTGGCGGCCTACCGTGGATACAGCGTGATCCTCTTTGCGCCGATCGCCGCCCTCGGCGCGGTGCTGGTCACCGACCCGGGCGCGGTCGGCCCGGCCTTTACCGGCCTGTTTATGGAAAAAATGGTCGGCTTTGTGAAGCTCTATTTCCCGGTGTTTCTGCTGGGCGCCGTGTTCGGCAAGCTGATTGAGCTGTCGGGATTCTCGCGGTCGATTGTCGCCGCCGCCATCCGCATCCTCGGACGCCGCCACGCGATCCCGGTGATCGTGCTGGTGTGCGCCCTGCTAACCTACGGCGGGGTGTCGCTGTTTGTGGTGGCTTTTGCCGTCTACCCCTTCGCCGCCGAACTGTTTCGCCAGAGCGGGATCCCCAAACGGCTGATCCCGGCCACCGTCGCCCTCGGGGCATTCTCGTTTACCATGGACGCCCTGCCCGGCACGCCGCAGATCCAGAATATTATCCCCACCAGTTTCTTCGGCACCAACGCCTGGGCGGCCCCCTGGCTGGGGCTTATCGGCTCGCTGTTCATTATCATTTTTGGCTTGCTGTGGCTGGAGCGTCAGCGCCGCAAAGCACAGGCCCGCGGCGAAGGCTATGGGACCGACCTGCAAAATGAGCCGGAGACCCCGGATGACATCGATCTGCCGCATCCGCTGATCGCTATCGCCCCGTTGCTGTTAGTGGGGGTGCTGAATCTGCTGTTTACCCACTGGATCCCGCAGTGGTACGGCGCCAGCCATGAGCTCACCCTGCCGGGTCTGGCGAAGCCTGTCGTCACCGAAGTAGGGAAAATCACCGCTATCTGGGCGGTGCAGGCGGCGCTGCTCTCCGGCATTGTGCTGGTGCTGGTCTGCGGCTATCGCAATATCCGCGGCCGGCTGGCGGAGGGGAGCCGAACGGCGGTGGGTGGGGCTATTCTCGCGGCGATGAACACCGCCTCTGAGTACGGATTCGGCGCGGTTATCGCCGCCCTGCCGGGTTTCCTGGTGCTGTCGAAAGCCCTCGCGGCCATTCCCAATCCGCTGTTAAACGAGGCGATCAGCGTCACGGTGCTGGCCGGGATCACCGGCTCGGCCTCCGGGGGGATGAGCATCGCGCTGGCGGCGATGTCCGAGACCTTTGTCGCCGCCGCCCACGCCGCCAATATTCCGCTCGAGGTCCTGCACCGCGTCGCCGCCATGGCCAGCGGCGGCATGGACACCCTGCCGCATAACGGGGCGGTGATCACTCTGCTGGCGATCACCGGCCTGAGCCATCGCCAGGCCTACGGCGGTATTTTCGCCATCACGGTGATCAAAAGCCTCGCGGTACTGTTTGTCATTGCCACGTTCTATGTGACCGGCATTGTCTGA